A region of the Microthrixaceae bacterium genome:
CGGCGTGGACCCTGTGGAGACCGGCCTTGCCCCCACCCATGCTCTGCCCAAGGCGTTGTCGCGGGCGGGAATTGCCATCTCGGACCTGCAGAGCGTGGAGATCAACGAGGCGTTCGCGTCCATGGCGGTGGCATCCACCCGCATATTGGGGCTCGACCCCGAGATCGTGAACGTGAACGGCTCGGGTTGTTCGCTCGGCCATCCGATCGGGTGCACCGGTGCCCGCATGATCGTCACGATGGTCAACGAGCTGATCCGCACCGATGCCCAATGGGGCGCGGTCGCCATGTGCGCCGCCGGTGGCATGGGATCAGCCACCATCATCGAACGGGTCTGACGGCTGGCGACGACCAGCAGAAGAACCGGCCCGGCAACCGGGCGTTCGCCTCAGGTTGGCGCGGTCAGGCCAGGTGAAGACCACATTCGGACTTCTCTTTGCCGCGCCAGCGGCCTGACCTCGGGTCCTCTCCTTCGGCCACGGGAGTGGTGCAGGGCTCACATCCGATGGAGGGGTAACCCCGCAACGTGAGGGGGTTGACGATGATGTCGTTGTCTCGGATGTACGCGTCTACATCCTCGTTGGTCCAGGTGGCGATGGGGCTCACCTTCACCAACCCGCGTAGGTCTCGGGAGACGATGGGGGCGTTGGCCCGACTCTCGGCTTCGGCGCGCCGCAGGCCGCTCATCCAGGCCGCCTTGCCGGCCAAGGCCCGGTCGAGTTGTCCGACCTTGACCGCCGAGCAGCAGTTCTCGGGGTCGGCTTCCCACAACTCCTCTTGCTGGCGGGCAACGGTCATCATCCGCAGGTTCAGCCCGTAGTGGCGACGTACCTCCTCCACCGTTTCGAGCGTTTCGGGGAAGTGGTAGCCGGTGTCGATGAAGATCACCTCGATGGCGGGATCCACCTTGATGGCCAAGTCGATCAGCACCGCGTCGGTCATCGAAGCGGTCATGGCCAGGTGAGGTGAGAAGTTCTCGACAGCCCAGCGGATCACCTTGGTGGCCGACACCTTCTCCAGCTCACGACTGATCTCGGCCAGTTCCTCGTCGGTGTAGACGGGTCGGGACGTGTCTATGAGGTTGAGTCGGTTGCCGTTGGTGGTGGCGATGCTACGGATCGAAGACTCGGTGATGCTCATCAGGTGGCGCACTCCGACTCGCCGGTCTCGGCCACGTAGGGCCCGGTCTCGCCGTAGTCGACGTAGAAGTCGGGGGCGGCGTCGGGGGTGGGGAACTCGTCGAGCTCCTTCAGCTCCGCGGCCAGGGTCGACACTCCACCGGATCGGTCGATCCAGCCTCGGAACGACTCGCCGGCCTGGCGCTCGTCGTTGAAGCGCCGGACCACACGGGCGGCCGCCTCGGGAGCGTTCTTGGCGGGAAGCCTAAGCGCTCGCTCACCAAAGTGGATCTGAGCCTCGCCCACATAGCCGCCCAGAAGCATGGTGTAGCCGGGGGCCGATTGGCCGTGGGCTCGACGTTCGGCACCGGAGAACCCGATGTCGGCGATGTGGTGCTGGCCGCACGAGTTGGTGCAGCCCGAGATGTTGAAGCGGATGCCACCGACCTCCGACAGGCCTTCTTCGTCCAGCCTGGTGCTGATGGCGTCGGCCAGGCCCCGGGACTGGGTGACGGCCAGGTTGCAGGTGTCGGCGCCAGGGCAGGCCACCACGTCTCGGGCCAACTCGGCCCCCGGCTCGGCCATCCCTATGGTCTGGAGTCGGCTGAACAGGACGGGGAGCTGCTCTTCGGTGAGGTCCCGGAAGGCCAGGTTCTGACGGTTGGTGATCCGCACCGTGGCGTTCAGCTCCCGCTGGATCGACGCCAACGCCCGGAAGTTGGCCGAGGTGATGTCTCCGAGCTTGGCGTAGGCGATGGCCGAAACCGTGCCCTTGGCCCGTCCTCGCACGACGTTGCCTTCGTCCCAGCGGGTGTACGGGTCAGCCGAGCGGATGCTGACCGGGGTGCCCTGGCCGATGGCGGTGATCTCGATCTGATCGTCGGCGCCGGCCGGCTCGTCACCGGCCTCGAGCACCTCGGCGGGGATACCACCCGGCCACGACGAGGAGGCCAGAAGGAAGCGGCGTTCCTTGAGGATCCGGCGCTGGGTCTCTTCCCATCCCAGCTTCTGGACGACCCACTTCATCCGGGCGCGGAGCTTGTTGTCTCGTTCACCGGTCGCGTTGAACACCCGTACCACCGACTCGATGGTGGCCAGCAGGTCTTCTCGGCTGGTGAAGTCCTCTAGGGCCATGGCCGGGAACGGGTTGGCGCCGAGGCCGCCGGCCACGAAAACCCGGAACCCAGCCTCGGTGGAGCCATCTTCGAGGGTGCGGGTGGTGGCGATCACCCCGACGTCGTTGAACATGGCCTGACCGCAGTCGGTCTCACAGCCCGAGAAGTTGATCTTGAACTTGCGGGGGAGGCGCTGGTTCAGCGGGTTGCGCAAGAAGTGCCGGTAGGCGGCTTCGGCCCATGCGCTGATGTCGAGCTGCTCTTTCGGGCAGGCGCCAGCGAGGTGGCAACCCATGACGTTGCGCACGGCGTCACCGCACGCCTCGCGGCTGGTGAGCCCGACCGAGGCCAGGTCTCGCATGACATCGGGTATCCGCTCCAACTCGACGAAGTGGAACTGGACGTTCTGTCGAGTGGTGAGGTGACCCCAACCCCGGGAGTACTCATCGGCGATGTGGGCCATCATGTCGAGCTGCTCGGGGGTGATGCCGCCGCCGGGCAGCTTCACCCGCACCATCTGGTTGTGCCCACCCTGGCGCTGTCCGTAGATGCCGTTGTGGAGCCGGAACACCCGGAACACGTCTTCATCGATCTCGCCGGCGAGGTAGCCGGCCAGCACCCGCTCGAACTTGTCGATGTCGGCCTGCTGGCCGGGGTCTACGGGGACGGGCGATACGGGAGCGATCGTGGACTCTCGTTGGAGCATGGGGATGACCCTTCGGTGGGACCGCCTGAAATACGACTCAGGAGGTCAACAATACCTCTACGATCGCAAAAGCTGACCACTCAGGTCAAGAATGCCGACCGATGTCACCGATGGGCCTGTCCCCGCCGACCGAAAGGTGAGATCAGCGCCGGAGGAGTTCGGAAACGGCGAAGGCGAGGTCGACGGACTGGCGCCCGTTCAGGCGCGGGTCGCACATGGTCTCGTAGCGAGATCCAAGATCGGTGTCGAAGATCTCCTCGGCGCCGCCCAAGCACTCGGTCACGTCGTCTCCGGTTAGCTCCACGTGCACGCCACCGGGCCATGTGCCCTCGGCGTCGTGAGCGGCGAAGAAGCCGGCGATCTCAGACAGGATGTCGTCGAAGCGGCGTGTCTTGTGACCGTCCGACGCGGTGAAGGTGTTGCCGTGCATGGGATCGCAGGCCCACACCACCGGATGCCCGGCATCTCGAACCGCGGCCAGCAACGGGGGGAGTCCGACCTCGATCTTGTCGGCGCCCATCCTGGTGATGAGCGTGAGACGACCGGGCACGCGCTCTGGGTTGAGACGCTCGCACAGCGCCAAGACCTCGTCGGCCGACGCGGTCGGGCCGATCTTGGAGCCGATCGGGTTGTTCACGCCGGAGAAGAACTCGACGTGGGCGCCATCGATGTCTCGGGTTCGCTCGCCGATCCAGATC
Encoded here:
- a CDS encoding phosphoadenylyl-sulfate reductase encodes the protein MSITESSIRSIATTNGNRLNLIDTSRPVYTDEELAEISRELEKVSATKVIRWAVENFSPHLAMTASMTDAVLIDLAIKVDPAIEVIFIDTGYHFPETLETVEEVRRHYGLNLRMMTVARQQEELWEADPENCCSAVKVGQLDRALAGKAAWMSGLRRAEAESRANAPIVSRDLRGLVKVSPIATWTNEDVDAYIRDNDIIVNPLTLRGYPSIGCEPCTTPVAEGEDPRSGRWRGKEKSECGLHLA
- a CDS encoding nitrite/sulfite reductase, which codes for MLQRESTIAPVSPVPVDPGQQADIDKFERVLAGYLAGEIDEDVFRVFRLHNGIYGQRQGGHNQMVRVKLPGGGITPEQLDMMAHIADEYSRGWGHLTTRQNVQFHFVELERIPDVMRDLASVGLTSREACGDAVRNVMGCHLAGACPKEQLDISAWAEAAYRHFLRNPLNQRLPRKFKINFSGCETDCGQAMFNDVGVIATTRTLEDGSTEAGFRVFVAGGLGANPFPAMALEDFTSREDLLATIESVVRVFNATGERDNKLRARMKWVVQKLGWEETQRRILKERRFLLASSSWPGGIPAEVLEAGDEPAGADDQIEITAIGQGTPVSIRSADPYTRWDEGNVVRGRAKGTVSAIAYAKLGDITSANFRALASIQRELNATVRITNRQNLAFRDLTEEQLPVLFSRLQTIGMAEPGAELARDVVACPGADTCNLAVTQSRGLADAISTRLDEEGLSEVGGIRFNISGCTNSCGQHHIADIGFSGAERRAHGQSAPGYTMLLGGYVGEAQIHFGERALRLPAKNAPEAAARVVRRFNDERQAGESFRGWIDRSGGVSTLAAELKELDEFPTPDAAPDFYVDYGETGPYVAETGESECAT